DNA from Lentibacillus amyloliquefaciens:
ACATAACATTCCCTTTTGAAGAAATTCCTGATACTATAGATCCGGATACTATAGGGATATTGAATCAATTTGGAATCCAAATTAAATATGCAGTTCTAACAAGTACTTCACTATTTTTAACTGTTATTTTACTAAACAAGAAGAGCGTTTGGACATCTCCGATGCTTTTGGCTATTCTTGGTTTAGCAATTTTGTTATTGCCATTCGTATTACTATGTGTGATTAAGTTCTATGGTCTTTTAAAAGGTTTGTAAAAGGTTATCGGCTTATGTACAAATACCCTGCGACAGTCTTCAATTATCGGGCGCAATAACCGAATAAATGTCTGCCGCAATAGGGCCATTATCTGAAATAACGGAATGCATCTTTTTTAATCAAATGAAAGCAATAATAAACCTAACATAATGTTAATTTGACTTAACATTATGTTAGGTTTATTATATACATAAGTTAAAATAAAGAAAAGAAGGAGATTAATGTGCGACTATCCAACCGAATAAGGGAATTACGTGCTCGTTTTCAATGGACACAGCAAGATCTTGCGTCAAGAGTGGGAGTAACTAGACAAACGATTGCTGCATTAGAAAAGGGGGACTACATTCCTTCTTTGCTCTTAGCGATGAATATTTGTATTGAATTTCAACTGACTGTTGAAGAGGTATTTCAAGTAAAAGGGGAGGAAAAATAATGAAATTAAAGGGAATTTATGTATTAAATATAACGGTGTTAGCCTTGTTTGGATGGGCAATGATAGCCTATTATGATACAGCAACGGAAATTAAATCAACGATTGATAATCCCAGTATGGAAGGTTTTGCATTTTCCACGAATGTACTACCGCTTATCCTTTTGTTAATAGTTGGCATACCAGCTGCAGTTGTATTAACCCGAAAACAACGAAAGGAAAAAAAGGGATGGAAGGCAGCAATACTTTTCCCAGCAGAATTGAAGGAGAATGATGAACGAGAAAAAGCACTGACTTCAAAAGCTTGTCGAGATACCTATATTTCAACGATGATTGCATCTCCATTTCTTGCTGCATTTATGTTATTTCACCCGTTTGTTTCTAGCTATTTTGCTGCCTATCCGATTGTTATATTAATGCTTTTTCCAATTATTCAAGTAACAGTATTTTACCTGTCACTAAAAAAGAATTAAGAGGATTGATAAGAAACTTTTATTTTGAAAGAGCTCTTAATAATAATCTTGAATAACAGAGTAAGTTTTCACTCAACATTGTCAATGGTATTCCATAATCGGGCGCAATTCTTGAATAAGAAGGCACCCTTCAGTATAAAGCTATTTAATTGAATAAAGGACTCTAGATTTTCTAAAGGCAATGCTTATCAAAATCAATTATTTATTTTCATTTTCTTCGATATACTCCATTAAATCACCCGGCTGGCAATCCAGAGCTTTACAAAGTGCATCAAGTGTTGTAAAGCGGATTGCCTTTCCTTTTTCATTTTTAAGTATAGATAAGTTTGCTGGTGTGATTCCTACTAATTCGGAAAGTTTATTTAATGACATTTTACGCTCAGCCATCATAACATCAAGTTTAATCCTTATCATTATTATTCGCCCACTTCATCTTCATCTTCATATTGTTTTCCTATTTTCTTCTACTGCATTGACAGCCGTTCTCAAAGCTAATGCAATAATAATAAGTACTATTCCGCCGGCAATCATATCTATATAGGAAAGATTCGAAAAGGATACGTGTGCGTTAGTGATAGATAAAGCACTTAAAACCTTGGAAAGCATAAGATTACTCGTATAAGTAGAAGCAGTTCCTAAAATACCGATGGACAGGCCCAATTTAAACAAAACAGATACATTTTCATACAT
Protein-coding regions in this window:
- a CDS encoding helix-turn-helix transcriptional regulator, with the translated sequence MRLSNRIRELRARFQWTQQDLASRVGVTRQTIAALEKGDYIPSLLLAMNICIEFQLTVEEVFQVKGEEK
- a CDS encoding helix-turn-helix domain-containing protein, with product MIRIKLDVMMAERKMSLNKLSELVGITPANLSILKNEKGKAIRFTTLDALCKALDCQPGDLMEYIEENENK